The Xanthobacter flavus genome includes a window with the following:
- a CDS encoding iron-sulfur cluster assembly protein: protein MIVHGEIRNFEEFAEDDAVLLEGIVAALKTVNDPEIPVNIYDLGLIYRIEVRDDGGVEIDMTLTAPGCPVAGQMLGWVQEAVVVVPGVSDVKMKLVFDPPWDKSRMSDEVQLELGLL, encoded by the coding sequence ATGATCGTCCACGGCGAGATCCGCAATTTCGAGGAGTTCGCCGAGGACGACGCCGTTCTTCTGGAAGGCATCGTCGCGGCGCTGAAAACCGTCAACGATCCGGAAATTCCGGTGAATATTTATGACCTTGGCCTGATCTACCGGATCGAGGTCAGGGATGATGGGGGCGTCGAGATCGACATGACCCTCACCGCGCCGGGCTGCCCGGTCGCCGGCCAGATGCTGGGTTGGGTGCAGGAGGCGGTGGTGGTGGTGCCGGGCGTCAGCGACGTGAAGATGAAGCTGGTGTTCGATCCGCCGTGGGACAAGTCGCGCATGAGCGACGAGGTACAGCTCGAGCTTGGGCTGCTCTGA
- a CDS encoding tetratricopeptide repeat protein gives MSVDLFPNTDVINFGEVSGPVNALLQQGVIAYRKDRARADALFRQALATAPSELPVYFCLYKIHTYQGNLDEAEAAARGGLVEAARQAGWDTDWRNWAPHDLLPDGPGRFALYTLKALAFIHLRQNQPELAAEKLAALKVLDPTGAVGWPVVAALAEGLD, from the coding sequence GTGAGCGTCGATCTTTTTCCCAACACTGATGTCATCAATTTCGGCGAGGTGTCCGGCCCGGTGAACGCCTTGCTGCAGCAGGGCGTCATCGCCTATCGCAAGGACCGGGCGCGCGCGGACGCGCTGTTCCGTCAGGCGCTTGCCACGGCGCCGTCGGAGCTGCCGGTCTATTTCTGCCTCTACAAGATTCACACCTACCAGGGAAACCTGGACGAGGCAGAGGCGGCGGCGCGGGGTGGCCTTGTGGAAGCCGCGCGTCAGGCGGGCTGGGACACGGACTGGCGCAACTGGGCGCCGCACGACCTGCTGCCGGATGGGCCGGGGCGCTTTGCCCTCTACACCCTGAAGGCGCTGGCCTTCATCCACCTGCGCCAGAACCAGCCGGAGCTGGCCGCCGAGAAGCTCGCAGCCCTCAAGGTGCTCGATCCCACTGGCGCCGTGGGGTGGCCCGTTGTCGCGGCCCTCGCCGAGGGTCTGGATTGA
- a CDS encoding xanthine dehydrogenase, giving the protein MSELLQQGGGAARTGFAAILGTNEIASAVAVELHRGGYGVVLSHDPVPPVIRRKMAFHDALYEDDVRVDGIRAGRAERGVDVRKGLARGEVLVTPLGLLDLIVLGPIDLLVDARMNKYQVTPDLRRLARLTIGLGPGFSGGTNCDLAIETRPGKEGQVIQHGPTDAPDHTPRDLGGVTTERFVHSGVPGRWHTAIEIGTRVYKDFHIGFLGNEPIRAPFDGVVRGVARDGTEVPAGVKLLEIDPRGRGSDWTGLDARALVIAKAVGRALTFRAARTAEAAPNPHLVK; this is encoded by the coding sequence ATGAGCGAATTGCTACAGCAGGGAGGCGGCGCGGCGCGCACCGGCTTCGCGGCGATACTCGGCACCAACGAGATCGCGTCGGCCGTCGCCGTAGAACTGCATCGCGGTGGCTACGGCGTCGTGCTGTCGCATGATCCGGTTCCGCCGGTGATCCGGCGCAAGATGGCGTTCCACGACGCCCTCTACGAGGACGACGTGCGGGTGGACGGCATCCGCGCGGGGCGGGCCGAACGCGGGGTGGATGTCCGCAAGGGACTGGCGCGCGGGGAGGTGCTTGTGACGCCCCTTGGCCTGCTCGATCTCATCGTCCTCGGCCCCATCGATCTGCTCGTCGATGCCCGCATGAACAAGTACCAGGTGACGCCGGACCTGCGCCGGCTCGCCCGCCTCACCATTGGCCTCGGCCCCGGCTTCAGCGGCGGCACCAATTGCGATCTCGCCATCGAGACTCGCCCGGGCAAGGAAGGTCAGGTGATCCAGCACGGCCCCACCGACGCGCCGGACCATACCCCGCGCGATCTCGGCGGCGTGACGACCGAGCGTTTCGTGCATTCGGGCGTTCCCGGGCGCTGGCACACGGCCATCGAGATCGGTACCCGCGTCTACAAGGATTTCCACATCGGCTTCCTCGGCAACGAGCCAATTCGCGCCCCGTTCGACGGCGTCGTGCGCGGCGTCGCGCGGGACGGCACGGAAGTGCCGGCCGGGGTGAAGCTTCTGGAGATCGATCCGCGCGGCCGTGGCTCCGACTGGACCGGGCTCGATGCCCGTGCCCTCGTCATCGCCAAGGCGGTGGGCCGGGCGCTGACCTTCCGCGCAGCCCGGACCGCAGAAGCTGCGCCCAACCCTCATCTCGTCAAGTAG
- a CDS encoding BolA/IbaG family iron-sulfur metabolism protein, with amino-acid sequence MAMAAEEIERLVKEALPDSQVVIIDLAGDGDHYAARITSEAFKGKSRVHQHQMVYAALQGHMGGTLHALKLETLVPK; translated from the coding sequence ATGGCCATGGCCGCAGAAGAAATCGAGCGCCTCGTGAAAGAGGCCCTTCCCGACAGCCAGGTGGTGATCATCGATCTCGCCGGCGACGGCGACCACTATGCCGCCCGCATCACCTCGGAAGCCTTCAAGGGCAAGAGCCGCGTGCACCAGCACCAGATGGTCTATGCGGCGCTTCAGGGCCACATGGGCGGCACGCTGCACGCCCTGAAGCTGGAGACGCTGGTCCCCAAATGA
- the grxD gene encoding Grx4 family monothiol glutaredoxin, with the protein MATTAERIEDIIASSDVVLFMKGIPAAPQCGFSSAVVQVLAGVGVPYRAVDVLQDPMVREGIKAYSNWPTIPQLYIKGEFVGGCDIVREMFQAGELTQMLAEKGVAVAA; encoded by the coding sequence ATGGCCACCACTGCCGAACGTATTGAAGACATCATCGCCTCCAGCGACGTGGTCCTGTTCATGAAGGGCATTCCCGCCGCCCCGCAGTGCGGCTTCTCCTCCGCCGTGGTGCAGGTGCTCGCGGGCGTGGGCGTGCCCTATCGGGCCGTGGACGTGCTGCAAGACCCCATGGTCCGCGAGGGCATCAAGGCCTATTCCAACTGGCCAACCATTCCCCAGCTCTACATCAAGGGGGAATTCGTCGGCGGCTGCGACATCGTCCGCGAGATGTTCCAGGCGGGTGAGCTGACCCAGATGCTGGCCGAGAAGGGCGTCGCCGTCGCCGCCTGA
- a CDS encoding ferredoxin encodes MSTVTLKVLPMGKAIEVAEGTNLLEALITVEPGLAERQKSDKDGSASHVFVQEGRKGLSKTTKEENESLDAIVGVGSKSRLAKHVTVLGTENVTIELLGEFSGF; translated from the coding sequence ATGTCCACGGTTACGCTGAAGGTCCTCCCCATGGGCAAGGCCATTGAAGTCGCGGAAGGCACGAACCTCCTCGAGGCGCTTATCACCGTCGAGCCGGGGCTCGCGGAACGCCAGAAGAGCGACAAGGACGGCAGCGCGTCCCACGTATTCGTGCAGGAGGGCCGCAAGGGCCTGTCCAAGACCACCAAGGAGGAGAACGAGAGCCTCGACGCGATCGTCGGCGTGGGCTCCAAGTCGCGCCTCGCCAAGCATGTCACCGTGCTCGGCACCGAGAACGTGACCATCGAGCTGCTCGGTGAGTTCTCGGGCTTCTGA
- a CDS encoding DegT/DnrJ/EryC1/StrS family aminotransferase: MSDADFLDDFDLGEGESEGGEASSILLSDPDITVIELQAVAEAMQAPRLSSGPIAQEFEAEFAAYLGRKYAVAVPSGTLGLLYTLKAYGIGPGDEVIASPYSFRETVHAISLSGARPVFADIDYWAGTLVPAKAEAKITDKTKAIVAGNTNGHPAPWTDFQELARRHNLALIEDSTEAIGSRYKGALVGTFGDTSVFDFSQPFPIVCGEGGMVVTDDIDVAVALRRFRSHKLEERSSVVVSMSAPYQGAMSDITAALGLTQLRRLEEILEQRRTVEHLYQKYVQSFEGIKDPFIGPDVTEVNWFLYVVHLGTRFSKSSRDSIVEDLKVEKVQSTGYSTPLHVQRHYFDLGYRRGDFLVTEKVADRAVALPFHTHLSEEEIEFIVATMKDASVNVGAGAAIY; encoded by the coding sequence ATGAGCGACGCCGATTTCCTGGATGATTTCGACCTCGGCGAGGGTGAGAGCGAGGGCGGCGAGGCCTCATCGATCCTTTTGTCCGATCCGGACATCACCGTCATCGAGCTGCAGGCGGTGGCCGAGGCCATGCAGGCCCCGCGCCTTTCCAGCGGCCCGATCGCCCAGGAGTTCGAAGCGGAGTTCGCAGCCTATCTCGGCCGCAAATACGCCGTCGCGGTGCCCAGCGGCACGCTCGGCCTGCTCTACACGCTGAAGGCCTATGGCATCGGTCCGGGTGACGAGGTGATCGCATCGCCCTATTCCTTCCGCGAGACGGTCCACGCCATCAGCCTGTCGGGCGCGCGGCCGGTGTTCGCCGATATCGACTATTGGGCGGGAACCCTCGTGCCGGCCAAGGCCGAGGCGAAGATCACCGACAAGACAAAGGCCATCGTCGCCGGTAACACCAACGGCCATCCGGCGCCCTGGACCGATTTCCAGGAGCTGGCCCGCAGGCACAATCTTGCGCTCATCGAGGATTCCACCGAAGCGATCGGCTCGCGCTACAAGGGCGCGCTGGTGGGGACGTTCGGCGACACGTCCGTGTTCGATTTCTCACAGCCCTTTCCCATCGTCTGCGGCGAGGGCGGCATGGTGGTGACGGACGACATCGACGTGGCCGTGGCGCTGCGGCGGTTCCGGTCCCACAAGCTGGAGGAACGTTCCTCCGTCGTGGTCAGCATGAGCGCGCCCTACCAGGGCGCCATGAGCGACATCACCGCTGCGCTGGGCCTCACCCAGTTGCGCCGGCTCGAGGAGATCCTCGAGCAGCGGCGTACGGTGGAGCACCTCTACCAGAAGTACGTCCAGTCCTTCGAGGGCATCAAGGATCCCTTCATCGGGCCGGACGTGACGGAGGTGAACTGGTTCCTCTACGTGGTTCATCTCGGCACGCGCTTTTCCAAGTCGAGCCGCGATTCCATCGTCGAGGATCTGAAGGTGGAGAAGGTTCAATCCACCGGCTACAGCACGCCGCTGCATGTGCAGCGCCATTACTTCGACCTCGGCTACCGCCGGGGCGACTTCCTCGTGACGGAGAAGGTGGCCGACCGCGCCGTGGCGCTGCCGTTCCACACCCACCTGAGCGAGGAGGAGATCGAGTTCATCGTGGCAACGATGAAGGATGCCTCGGTCAACGTAGGGGCGGGCGCCGCCATCTACTGA
- a CDS encoding nitrogen fixation protein NifZ, translating to MLEPRLPKYDWGMKVKTLIDLYNDGSYPDMPQEGLLVGVGTVGEIVQVGQHTDTNTPVYIIEFNERLVVGCLEEEIQPL from the coding sequence ATGCTCGAACCGCGCCTGCCCAAGTATGATTGGGGCATGAAGGTGAAGACCCTCATCGATCTCTACAATGACGGGTCCTATCCCGACATGCCGCAGGAGGGCCTGCTCGTCGGCGTCGGCACCGTCGGCGAGATCGTGCAGGTGGGCCAGCACACCGACACCAACACGCCCGTCTACATCATCGAGTTCAACGAGCGCTTGGTGGTCGGCTGCCTAGAGGAAGAAATTCAGCCCCTCTGA
- a CDS encoding nitrogen fixation protein NifZ, with translation MSNIVRDSDVVEVSEPPYFNFGEKVKAKRVIRNDGTYAGKEIGEILAKKGEIGYVVSIGTFLQQFYIYGVEFTESGNRVGMKRKELESAIPREEEDIPLPPVSGALPK, from the coding sequence ATGAGCAACATCGTCCGTGACAGTGATGTGGTGGAGGTTTCGGAGCCTCCATACTTCAATTTTGGTGAAAAAGTCAAGGCAAAGCGGGTCATCCGTAACGACGGAACCTATGCCGGAAAAGAAATTGGCGAGATCCTCGCGAAAAAAGGGGAAATTGGATACGTCGTATCCATCGGAACATTTCTCCAGCAATTCTATATCTACGGTGTCGAATTCACGGAAAGCGGTAATCGCGTGGGAATGAAGCGTAAGGAGCTCGAAAGCGCCATCCCGCGCGAAGAAGAGGACATTCCCTTACCCCCAGTCTCCGGAGCCTTGCCGAAATGA
- a CDS encoding 4Fe4S-binding leucine-rich repeat protein has product MKTDDDIEDAKTWLGEDVDCSSCAHASDLLPAGKCQLRRACVNDRYARRIDRFFNWNPALANSYVRHEHFEVRAIAAKHADVFFLKPLLNDPEETVRWNAARRLPKRLILPLRNDPHREVRIRIVSLLEDAELAHMLADEDYYVRLVVARRIAPPLLSRLVDDPEPEVRKVVAQRLPAEWLMCMAGDRSAAVRLEVAQRLAPDLLPALAADADWRVRYEVAGRVASSQLAPFLNDEDDFVREVARSRIEAGGQLLREMPL; this is encoded by the coding sequence ATGAAGACTGACGACGACATCGAGGATGCCAAGACCTGGCTCGGTGAAGACGTTGATTGCTCGAGCTGCGCGCATGCGTCGGACCTCCTCCCGGCCGGCAAGTGCCAGCTGCGGCGCGCCTGCGTGAACGACCGCTACGCCCGGCGCATCGACCGCTTCTTCAACTGGAATCCTGCCCTCGCCAATTCCTATGTGCGCCATGAGCATTTCGAGGTCCGCGCCATCGCGGCGAAGCACGCCGACGTGTTCTTCCTGAAGCCGCTCCTCAACGACCCCGAGGAGACCGTGCGCTGGAATGCGGCGCGCCGGCTGCCCAAGCGTCTTATCCTGCCGCTGCGCAACGATCCCCATCGCGAGGTGCGCATCCGCATCGTGTCGCTGCTGGAGGATGCCGAACTCGCGCACATGCTCGCCGACGAGGATTACTACGTGCGGCTCGTGGTGGCCCGCCGTATCGCGCCGCCGCTGCTCTCCCGCCTCGTGGACGATCCCGAGCCGGAAGTGCGCAAGGTGGTGGCCCAGCGGCTGCCGGCCGAATGGCTCATGTGCATGGCGGGTGACCGCAGCGCCGCCGTCCGGCTGGAAGTGGCGCAGCGTCTGGCCCCCGACCTCTTGCCGGCGCTCGCCGCTGATGCGGACTGGCGGGTGCGCTACGAGGTGGCGGGCCGGGTGGCGTCCTCCCAGCTCGCACCGTTCCTGAATGACGAAGACGACTTCGTGCGCGAGGTCGCCCGCTCCCGCATCGAGGCGGGCGGGCAGCTCTTGAGGGAGATGCCGCTATGA
- a CDS encoding HesB/IscA family protein, which produces MNFTMTRSAARFMRMMIMADGGPTAGFRMHVTPGGCSGLNADISVLPEPQPGDVVVEKDGVKLFLPAESRLLLDGVTIDFTDTAAKTGLVFNDPKATTCSSHAH; this is translated from the coding sequence ATGAACTTCACCATGACCCGTTCCGCCGCCCGCTTCATGCGCATGATGATCATGGCGGACGGCGGCCCCACCGCCGGTTTCCGCATGCATGTGACTCCTGGCGGATGCTCCGGCCTCAACGCCGACATCTCCGTGCTGCCCGAACCGCAGCCCGGCGATGTGGTGGTGGAAAAGGACGGGGTGAAGCTGTTCCTGCCGGCCGAAAGCCGCCTGCTGCTCGATGGCGTGACCATCGACTTCACCGACACGGCCGCCAAGACCGGGCTCGTCTTCAACGATCCCAAGGCGACGACCTGCTCGTCCCACGCCCACTGA
- a CDS encoding 4Fe-4S binding protein — protein MTLKIVASQCTSCSACEPECPNVAISEKNGTFVIDPKKCTECIGHFDVPQCAAVCPVDDTCVIDNAYPRYQPTA, from the coding sequence ATGACCCTCAAAATCGTCGCGTCGCAATGCACGAGCTGCTCGGCCTGCGAGCCGGAATGCCCCAACGTGGCCATTTCGGAGAAGAACGGGACGTTCGTGATCGATCCGAAGAAGTGCACTGAGTGCATCGGCCATTTCGACGTGCCGCAGTGCGCGGCGGTCTGCCCCGTGGACGATACCTGCGTGATCGACAACGCATATCCCCGCTACCAGCCCACCGCCTGA
- the nifB gene encoding nitrogenase cofactor biosynthesis protein NifB, with the protein MHASTQQENAVGLNAIGTDAVGMDEKLAEVMQAKAEHQGCGTSGGSGKASCGSSAGQGDLPTEIWEKVKNHPCYSEEAHHHYARMHVAVAPACNIQCNYCNRKYDCANESRPGVVSEKLTPEQAAKKVLAVASTIPQMTVLGIAGPGDPLANPEKTFKTFELIARTAPDIKLCLSTNGLALPDHVDTIAGFNVDHVTITINMVDPEVGAKIYPWVFWKHKRYTGYEAAKLLTDRQMLGLEMLTERGILCKVNSVMIPGINDKHLVEVNRAVKSRGAFLHNIMPLISAPEHGTVFGLNGQRGPTAQELKALQDECEGEMNMMRHCRQCRADAVGLLGEDRSAEFTTDKIMAMEVNYDLDSRKAYQALVEEERVAKVAAKQEELEALAGEQSDIKLLTAVATKGSGLINEHFGHAKEFQVWELSTAGAKFVGHRRVDLYCQGGYGEEDSLETIIRAINDCHAVFVAKIGGCPKADLIKAGIEPVDTFAHEFIEKSAITWFKEYLNKVKTGEIEHTARGDAEIRQGALINAA; encoded by the coding sequence ATGCACGCGTCGACACAGCAAGAAAACGCGGTTGGCTTGAACGCCATTGGAACGGACGCCGTGGGAATGGACGAGAAGCTGGCCGAGGTCATGCAGGCCAAGGCCGAGCACCAGGGCTGCGGCACCTCGGGTGGTTCGGGCAAGGCGAGCTGCGGTTCGTCGGCCGGTCAGGGTGACCTGCCCACCGAGATCTGGGAGAAGGTGAAGAACCATCCCTGCTACAGTGAAGAAGCCCACCATCACTATGCGCGTATGCATGTTGCCGTTGCCCCGGCGTGCAACATCCAGTGCAACTACTGCAATCGCAAGTATGACTGCGCCAACGAGAGCCGCCCCGGCGTGGTCTCCGAGAAGCTGACGCCCGAGCAGGCTGCGAAGAAGGTGCTGGCGGTGGCCTCCACCATTCCGCAGATGACCGTGCTCGGCATCGCCGGCCCCGGCGACCCGCTCGCCAACCCCGAGAAGACCTTCAAGACCTTCGAGCTGATCGCCCGCACCGCGCCGGACATCAAGCTCTGCCTGTCCACCAACGGCCTTGCCCTGCCGGACCACGTGGACACCATCGCCGGCTTCAACGTGGACCACGTTACGATCACCATCAACATGGTGGACCCCGAGGTCGGCGCGAAGATCTATCCCTGGGTGTTCTGGAAGCACAAGCGCTACACCGGCTATGAGGCGGCCAAGCTCCTCACCGACCGGCAGATGCTCGGCCTCGAAATGCTCACCGAGCGCGGCATCCTGTGCAAGGTGAACTCGGTGATGATCCCGGGCATCAACGACAAGCACCTCGTGGAAGTGAACCGCGCGGTGAAGTCGCGCGGCGCCTTCCTGCACAACATCATGCCGCTCATCTCCGCGCCCGAGCACGGCACCGTGTTCGGCCTCAACGGCCAGCGCGGCCCGACCGCCCAGGAGCTGAAGGCGCTCCAGGACGAGTGCGAGGGCGAGATGAACATGATGCGTCACTGCCGCCAGTGCCGCGCCGACGCCGTGGGCCTCCTCGGCGAGGACCGCTCCGCCGAGTTCACCACCGACAAGATCATGGCCATGGAGGTCAATTACGACCTCGACAGCCGCAAGGCCTACCAGGCCCTCGTCGAGGAAGAGCGCGTCGCCAAGGTGGCGGCGAAGCAGGAGGAGCTGGAGGCGCTCGCCGGCGAGCAGAGCGACATCAAGCTGCTCACCGCCGTCGCGACCAAGGGCTCGGGCCTCATCAACGAGCACTTCGGCCACGCCAAGGAGTTCCAGGTGTGGGAACTCTCCACGGCGGGCGCCAAGTTCGTCGGCCATCGCCGCGTCGACCTGTACTGCCAGGGCGGCTACGGCGAGGAGGACAGCCTCGAGACCATCATCCGCGCCATCAACGACTGCCATGCGGTGTTCGTGGCGAAGATCGGCGGCTGCCCGAAGGCGGACCTCATCAAGGCCGGCATCGAGCCCGTGGATACTTTCGCCCACGAGTTCATCGAGAAGTCCGCGATCACCTGGTTCAAGGAATACCTGAACAAGGTGAAGACCGGCGAGATCGAGCACACCGCGCGCGGCGACGCCGAGATCCGGCAGGGCGCGCTCATCAACGCGGCCTGA
- a CDS encoding SIR2 family NAD-dependent protein deacylase, translating to MNISVANVETLKLADAEAVLKDVAAELRADKVVPYLGPGLVALGSPAIPMTPEDLSVFFGTKVALPKRAKGNCWAAAQHIESMKHRNTVSALMADAFGPQVAPLPFQTFLAGLPLALIVDTWYDGSMRAALAGRSDWGEAQGITRAGIGEDRWYRFYDPAGTESDRATAEGWKTVLYKPHGSATPAKNWLISDADYVEVLTEIDIQTPIPDVVKNRRTERSFLFLGCRFHDQMLRTYARQIAKRSRAPHFAIVDEATLTKNELRFLLGHAITPIAMPLPKALDVIMSA from the coding sequence ATGAACATTTCCGTCGCCAATGTCGAGACGCTGAAGCTCGCCGACGCCGAGGCCGTCCTGAAGGACGTGGCGGCGGAACTGCGCGCGGACAAGGTCGTGCCCTATCTCGGGCCCGGCCTCGTCGCCCTCGGATCGCCCGCCATCCCGATGACGCCGGAAGACCTCTCGGTCTTCTTCGGCACCAAGGTGGCCCTGCCCAAGCGCGCCAAGGGCAATTGCTGGGCCGCCGCCCAGCACATCGAGAGCATGAAGCACCGCAACACCGTCTCCGCCCTCATGGCGGACGCGTTCGGGCCTCAGGTGGCGCCGCTGCCGTTCCAGACCTTCCTCGCGGGACTGCCCCTCGCGCTGATCGTGGACACCTGGTACGACGGCTCGATGCGTGCGGCCCTTGCCGGCCGCTCGGACTGGGGTGAGGCGCAGGGCATCACCCGCGCCGGCATCGGCGAGGACCGCTGGTATCGCTTCTACGATCCCGCCGGCACCGAGAGCGACCGCGCCACCGCCGAGGGATGGAAGACCGTGCTCTACAAGCCGCACGGCAGTGCGACCCCGGCGAAGAACTGGCTGATCTCCGACGCGGACTATGTCGAGGTTCTCACCGAGATCGACATCCAGACCCCCATCCCGGACGTGGTGAAGAACCGCCGCACCGAGCGCAGCTTCCTGTTCCTCGGCTGTCGCTTCCACGACCAGATGCTGCGCACCTACGCACGGCAGATCGCCAAGCGCTCCCGCGCGCCGCACTTTGCCATCGTGGACGAGGCGACGCTCACGAAGAACGAGCTGCGCTTCCTGCTGGGCCACGCCATCACGCCCATCGCCATGCCGCTGCCGAAGGCGCTCGACGTCATCATGTCAGCCTGA
- the nifT gene encoding putative nitrogen fixation protein NifT, with protein sequence MKVMIRRSPEIGLSIYVPKKDLEEPIVEFEHETLWGGWIKIANGWVLDLPEMAEGTTLPITVNAKKRGEEE encoded by the coding sequence ATGAAAGTCATGATTCGCCGTTCCCCCGAAATCGGACTGTCCATATATGTCCCCAAGAAGGACCTGGAAGAGCCGATCGTGGAGTTCGAGCACGAAACCTTGTGGGGTGGTTGGATCAAGATCGCCAACGGCTGGGTGCTGGACCTGCCCGAGATGGCCGAGGGAACCACACTGCCCATCACCGTCAACGCGAAGAAGCGTGGCGAGGAGGAGTGA
- the nifS gene encoding cysteine desulfurase NifS encodes MRPVYLDNNATTRTDPAVVAAMLPFFSEHFGNASSTHAFGEHVGEALKKARKQLQALLGAQFDHEIVYTSGGTESDNAAVLSALETQEGRDEIVTTTVEHPAVLTLVAHLEKTRGIKAHLIGVDGQGRLDLDAFAAALSPKTALVSVMWANNETGTLFPVADLAREAHAVGALFHTDAVQAVGKVAIDLKSTEIDMLSLSGHKLHGPKGIGALYVRKGVKFRPLVRGGHQERGRRGGTENVPGIIGLGAAADLALGHMEEERTRVRALRDRLEQGILQQVSHTLLNGDGDNRLPNTANVAFEYLDGEAVLHNLNKAGVAASTGSACTSGSTEPSHVLRAMNLPASALHGALRLSLSRENTAEDVDRVLEVLPDIVARLRAMSPAWAAATGGASALADHV; translated from the coding sequence GTGCGCCCGGTCTATCTCGACAACAACGCGACGACGCGCACCGACCCCGCCGTCGTCGCGGCGATGCTACCGTTCTTCTCGGAGCATTTCGGCAATGCCTCGTCCACCCATGCGTTCGGTGAGCATGTGGGCGAGGCGCTGAAAAAGGCCCGCAAGCAGTTGCAGGCCCTCCTCGGCGCCCAGTTCGACCACGAGATCGTCTACACCTCCGGCGGGACGGAATCCGACAACGCCGCCGTCCTCTCCGCGCTGGAGACGCAGGAGGGGCGGGACGAGATCGTGACCACCACGGTAGAGCACCCGGCGGTGCTCACTCTTGTCGCGCATCTCGAGAAGACGCGCGGCATCAAAGCTCACCTCATCGGCGTGGACGGCCAGGGCCGGCTCGACCTCGACGCTTTTGCAGCGGCGCTGTCGCCGAAGACGGCGCTGGTGTCGGTGATGTGGGCGAACAACGAGACGGGCACGCTGTTCCCGGTCGCGGACCTCGCGCGGGAGGCTCATGCTGTGGGCGCCCTGTTCCACACGGATGCGGTGCAGGCGGTGGGCAAGGTTGCGATTGATCTCAAGTCCACCGAGATCGACATGCTGTCGCTCTCCGGACACAAGTTGCACGGCCCCAAGGGTATCGGCGCGCTCTATGTGCGCAAGGGCGTGAAGTTCCGCCCGCTGGTGCGCGGCGGACACCAGGAGCGCGGGCGGCGGGGCGGCACCGAGAACGTGCCCGGCATCATCGGCCTTGGCGCTGCGGCCGACCTCGCCCTCGGCCATATGGAGGAGGAGCGCACCCGCGTGAGGGCGCTGCGCGACCGGCTGGAGCAGGGCATCCTGCAGCAGGTCAGCCACACCCTCCTCAACGGTGACGGCGACAACCGCCTGCCCAACACCGCCAATGTCGCGTTCGAATATCTCGACGGCGAGGCGGTGCTGCACAATCTCAACAAGGCCGGCGTCGCGGCCTCCACCGGCTCGGCCTGCACGTCGGGCTCCACCGAGCCCTCCCATGTGCTGCGCGCCATGAACCTGCCGGCGAGCGCGCTACATGGGGCGCTGCGCCTGTCCCTGTCGCGCGAGAACACGGCCGAGGACGTGGACCGCGTGCTGGAGGTCCTGCCCGACATCGTGGCCCGCCTGCGCGCCATGTCGCCGGCCTGGGCGGCGGCCACAGGCGGTGCGTCCGCCCTCGCCGATCATGTCTGA
- a CDS encoding NifU family protein yields the protein MLAETEAPAPLSREARREAIIREVIEEIRPNLIRDGGDCELVEIDGTKVMVKMTGACVFCKLASETIEGIQSKIVERLGELIRLIPVAGAQNKPLVSLKGPTPALSAAPKPAAPKPAAAAPAVPAPATPSPIR from the coding sequence ATGTTGGCCGAGACCGAAGCGCCCGCCCCGCTGAGCCGTGAAGCCCGCCGCGAGGCGATCATCCGCGAGGTGATCGAGGAGATCCGCCCCAACCTCATCCGCGACGGCGGAGATTGCGAGCTGGTGGAGATCGACGGCACCAAGGTCATGGTGAAGATGACCGGCGCCTGCGTGTTCTGCAAACTGGCCAGCGAGACCATCGAGGGCATCCAGTCCAAGATCGTGGAGCGGCTCGGCGAGTTGATCCGGCTGATCCCGGTCGCCGGCGCGCAGAACAAGCCGCTGGTGAGCCTGAAAGGCCCCACCCCAGCGCTCTCCGCAGCGCCCAAGCCGGCCGCGCCGAAGCCTGCCGCAGCGGCTCCGGCGGTTCCCGCCCCGGCGACGCCGTCTCCCATCCGCTGA